A window of Primulina tabacum isolate GXHZ01 chromosome 4, ASM2559414v2, whole genome shotgun sequence contains these coding sequences:
- the LOC142542231 gene encoding xyloglucan endotransglucosylase protein 1-like, translating into MASFSEGLPAFLLVFLVTLSSSFAGNLNQEFDLTWGGNRGKVFNGGELLSLSLDKTSGSGFQSKKEYMFGRIDMQLKLVAGDSAGTVTTYYLSSQGPNHDEIDFEFLGNVTGEPYIVHTNVYAQGKGNREQQFYLWFDPTKNFHTYSIQWNPYQIVFLVDNTPIRQFKNAESLGVSYPKSQPMRIYSSLWNADDWATRGGLVKTDWSKAPFTAYYRNFNVQTCSGSCTSGFSNGVWQNQELDAYGRRRLRWAQKNFMIYNYCTDYKRFPQGFPPECRV; encoded by the exons ATGGCTTCATTTTCCGAAGGGTTGCCAGCATTTTTGTTGGTTTTCCTTGTGACACTGAGTAGTAGTTTTGCCGGCAATTTGAATCAAGAATTCGACTTAACGTGGGGAGGTAATCGGGGCAAGGTGTTCAATGGAGGGGAGCTTCTTTCTCTGTCGTTGGATAAAACCTCTGGTTCAGGATTCCAATCCAAGAAAGAGTATATGTTCGGGAGGATTGATATGCAGCTCAAACTTGTTGCGGGTGACTCCGCTGGAACAGTCACCACATATTAT CTGTCTTCTCAAGGGCCGAACCACGACGAAATCGACTTCGAGTTCCTGGGAAACGTGACCGGAGAACCTTACATTGTGCACACAAATGTGTACGCTCAAGGCAAAGGGAACAGAGAGCAACAATTCTACCTATGGTTTGATCCCACCAAAAATTTCCACACCTACTCTATCCAATGGAACCCCTATCAAATTGT ATTCTTGGTGGACAACACTCCCATCAGGCAGTTCAAAAATGCTGAGTCCCTTGGTGTCTCATACCCTAAAAGCCAACCCATGAGGATCTACTCAAGCCTGTGGAACGCCGATGACTGGGCCACGAGAGGCGGGCTAGTAAAAACCGACTGGTCCAAGGCACCATTTACGGCCTACTACAGGAACTTCAACGTGCAAACTTGTTCTGGATCCTGCACATCAGGATTCTCGAACGGGGTATGGCAAAACCAAGAACTCGACGCATATGGTCGTAGGAGGCTGAGATGGGCTCAGAAGAATTTCATGATATACAATTATTGCACGGATTATAAACGATTCCCTCAAGGCTTTCCTCCAGAATGCAGGGTATAA